TCAGGCGTTCCTTGCGTGAGCGGCAGGAACCCAGCAGCTTCTTGTAGTTTCGATGGGCGCCACAGGCCCGGATGTAGCGCTTGAGCCTCCTCACAGCGGGGTGGTCCTCACCAGAGCGACCAGAGCCAGCCTGGCAATGGAAGACAGCAGCTGAAGGCCAAGCCTTCTGGGCTGGAGTCAGGGTCTGCCTCTTCCCTGAGGGTGGCCTCCCACCCATCTTCAACCCTTACCTTCCTGCCTTTATGTtctggactgccatctatggaaGATGAGGAGGGACTTCGTGTCCTGCCTTTCTTGGAGCTCTTCTTGGAAGAGCggttcttcctctccttcttggGGCTCCCCTCTGCCTCGCTATCACTCACTTCCTTCTCCGAGTCACTTGCCTCACCACTGATACTGCCCTCTTTGGCTGTCTTGCCAGCAGTTGGCTTCACTTTCCTCGGGCTGTCTTCTCCATCCTCCTCGCTGCTTCCACTCTGCCTTTTCCCATCCTTCCCCTGGGTCCTGTCTTTGCGCTTCCTCTGTACTAGGGGCACTTCATCTTCCTCACTGCTATCGCCACTGCTTGCTGCGGCTTCTTCCTTCTGTTCCTCTCTGTCCCCCCGCTCTCCCAGCAGTCGTGCTGCCCTGCTTTTCTGATTACAGCTCCTCTCCTCCCGAACTGACCTTTTCCCTCCACTGCTCTGGTCTGTGGGTTTCCaatcctcttcttcctctctgttCTCTTTATTCTTGGttactgtctcctcctcctcctcactctcctttgcacttccctggtggctcttagCGCCTTTCTTTCCCCGCCCCTGGGCAGGGTCCTCCTCACTGTCCTCACTCTCCTCCTTAGCCTGCTTCCTACTGCCTGAGGCCTTGCCTGGTGCCTGCTTGGTCTTTGTCCCAGGCTTCTTCCTAGTCCTGCCCTTGGactcctttccctcctcctcctcctcctcactgctttcttctttccagacctttctctttctggcagagccctcttcctcctcctcactgctctccttcaccacctccttcTCTAATCTGATCTTTGCATTCAGGTCCCTCTGCTGTTCATCATCACTGCTCTCAGTTGCTTTCTTTGAGGCTTGATTTGGACTCTCATCCTCGGTTGGAGTGACATCTGCTGCCATCCCATTCTTTGCTGAGGGGTTGAGGCGGTCTGGACTGGAGGCTGCAGAGCTGGGCTCTgaaaagtggagaaaagagaaggttGGGACGGGTTCTTTCTGTCCCTTCCCCCTCCACTTGGGACAGGTTGCCTCGAATCCTGCTttgatggatggaaggaagggcaGTAGGAAAAAGCTCTCGGTTTACCGTGTTTCTGGTTCTTGACTCCTGGGCCACGCGCCCTTATCTAAGTTCTTGGGACGTAAAAAAGATagcaccaagtcgtgtccgactcttgggacatatggactgtagcctgctaggctcctctgttcatgggattttccaagcaagaatactggagagggttgccatttccttctccaagggttcttcccgacccaggaattgaacccaggtctccagcactgcaggcagattctttactgactgagctacgcgGGAAACGTAACATGTccaataaatactttttgaatgAACCAACTATTCAGAAGGCACTAACCTGACTCTGAATTGAAACGGAACCTTTTTCTCTCTGGGTCACGGCAAGGGGCAGGAGACCTTTTCGCCTTTTTGCCAACGTGGAGCCTCTCTTCCTTCGCACTCGCTTCATCCACCTGTGTGTGGTCAAGAGAGCCAAACGTACGCCAAGGAAGGTTCTGCCGCACCCCTCTTAGGCCCCTCCTCCTTGGCCACTACCCCCGCCCGCGGCGGCCCAGGGTCACGCCCACACCTGCATCTTCAGCAGCTCCTCCTCCACCAGCCGCTTCAGTGCCTGCTTCTCCTCAGGTTCCAGGTGGTCGCGGCCCGCGTGAGCCAAGAATCGCCGCCGCACGATGGAGTGCGTAAGCGTGCTGCGGAAACACGTGTCAAGACGGAGTCCTTGTCCCGCCCCTGCCCTTTCCAACCCCAACTCCAACCTCCGGTGCACCTGAGGTCCGGGTGGCCTTGGAAGAAGCTACGGGTGAACTCCTGCATCTCATTCTCCCGCGCCATTTTGCTCCACCTGATATTGGCGGCTCCCGCCTTTT
This genomic interval from Bos mutus isolate GX-2022 chromosome 25, NWIPB_WYAK_1.1, whole genome shotgun sequence contains the following:
- the HIRIP3 gene encoding HIRA-interacting protein 3 gives rise to the protein MARENEMQEFTRSFFQGHPDLSTLTHSIVRRRFLAHAGRDHLEPEEKQALKRLVEEELLKMQVDEASAKEERLHVGKKAKRSPAPCRDPERKRFRFNSESEPSSAASSPDRLNPSAKNGMAADVTPTEDESPNQASKKATESSDDEQQRDLNAKIRLEKEVVKESSEEEEEGSARKRKVWKEESSEEEEEEGKESKGRTRKKPGTKTKQAPGKASGSRKQAKEESEDSEEDPAQGRGKKGAKSHQGSAKESEEEEETVTKNKENREEEEDWKPTDQSSGGKRSVREERSCNQKSRAARLLGERGDREEQKEEAAASSGDSSEEDEVPLVQRKRKDRTQGKDGKRQSGSSEEDGEDSPRKVKPTAGKTAKEGSISGEASDSEKEVSDSEAEGSPKKERKNRSSKKSSKKGRTRSPSSSSIDGSPEHKGRKAGSGRSGEDHPAVRRLKRYIRACGAHRNYKKLLGSCRSRKERLSVLRAELEALGMKGNPSLEKCRALKEQREEAAEVASLDITNIISSGRPRRRTAWNPSGETAPPGELYRRILDSDEERPHPPPPDWSHLRGIISSDGESN